A single window of Chionomys nivalis unplaced genomic scaffold, mChiNiv1.1 scaffold_29, whole genome shotgun sequence DNA harbors:
- the LOC130869062 gene encoding spindlin-2C-like, translating into VGRRISHGWKEANEPVTQWKAIILDQLPTNSSLYLLKYDGIDCVYGLELHSDERILNLKFLPNNVPFPQETDTHLSNTIVGRAVKHTFEGTNGSKNDWKGMVLEEVPFMKTWFYITYKKDPVLYIYHLLVDYLEGNVHIMRGSMEEWTGVVPDEKDPVVDSLAGKSVQHNEKDGTQKIGKIIYQVPTKPSVHFIKFDNDFHIYVYDSQKLSRPFEALKNIVSRRISHGWKEANEPVTQWKAIILDQLPTNLSLYLLKYDGIDCVYGLELQIDLRILMLKFLPNNVPFPQETDTHLSNTIVGRAVKHTFEGTNGSKDDWKGMVLEEVPIMKTWFYITYKKDPVLYVYHLLVDYLEGNLHIMPALWKRCPPIGVNLELGRDSLAGKSVQHNEKDGTQKIGKIIYQVPTKPSVHFINFDNDLHIYVYDF; encoded by the exons gtcggccgcagaatttctcacggctggaaggaagccaatgaaccagtcacccagtggaaagccatcattctagatcaactgccaacaaattcctctctctatttgttgaagtatgatgggatagattgtgtctatggattggagcttcacagtgatgaaaggattttaaaccttaagtttctgcctaacaacgtaccatttcctcaggagacagacactcatctctcaaacaccatagttggcagagcagtgaaacatacatttgagggcacaaatggctctaagaatgactggaaggggatggtcctagaggaggtgccattcatgaagacctggttctatattacctacaagaaagatccggtcttgtacatttaccacctcctggttgactaccttgaaggcaacgtCCACATCATGagaggctctatggaggagtggactggggtggtcccagatgag aaagatccagttgt ggattccttggcaggcaaaagcgtgcagcacaacgaaaaagatggaacccaaaagataggtaaaattatttaccaagttcccaccaaaccttccgtgcatttcatcaagtttgataatgacttccatatctatgtctatgattcg caaaaactgagtaggccttttgaggccctgaaGAATATTGtcagccgcagaatttctcacggctggaaggaagccaatgaaccagtcacccagtggaaagccatcattctagatcaactgccaacaaatctctctctttatttgttgaagtatgatgggatagattgtgtctatggattggagcttcaaaTTGATTTAAGGATTTTAatgcttaagttcctgcctaacaatgtaccatttcctcaggagacagacactcatctctcaaacaccatagttggcagagcagtgaaacatacatttgagggcacaaatggctctaaggatgactggaaggggatggtcctagaggaggtgccaatcatgaagacctggttctatattacctacaagaaagatccggtcttgtacgtttaccacctcctggttgactaccttgaaggcaacctccacatcatgccagctctatggaaga gatgtcctccaataggggtgaatttggaattaggcagggattccttggcaggcaaaagcgtgcagcacaacgaaaaagatggaacccaaaagataggtaaaattatttaccaagttcccaccaaaccttccgtgcatttcatcaattTTGATAATGACTtacatatctatgtctatgatttt
- the LOC130869064 gene encoding spindlin-2-like, producing the protein MTTHAHISHGWKEANEPVTQWKAIILDQLPTNPSLYLLKYDGIDCVYGLELHSDERILNLKFLPNNVPFPQETDTHLSNTIVGRAVKHTFEGTNGSKDDLKGMVLEEVPFMKTWFYITYKKDPVLYIYHLLVDYLKGNLHIMPGSMEEWTGLKDPVVDSLAGKSMQHNEKDGTQKIGKIIYQVSTKPSVHFIKFDNDLHIYVYDLMKMC; encoded by the exons atgacaacacatGCGCA tatttctcacggctggaaggaagcaaatgaaccagtcacccagtggaaagccatcattctagatcaactgccaacaaatccctctctctatttgttgaagtatgatgggatagattgtgtctatggattggagcttcacagtgatgaaaggattttaaaccttaagttcctgcctaacaacgtaccatttcctcaggagacagatactcatctctcaaacaccatagttggcagagcagtgaaacatacatttgagggcacaaatggctctaaggatgacttgaaggggatggtcctagaggaggtgccattcatgaagacctggttctatattacctacaagaaagatccggtcttgtacatttaccacctcctggttgactaccttaaaggcaacctccacatcatgccaggctctatggaggagtggactgggctg aaagatccagttgt ggattccttggcaggcaaaagcatgcagcacaacgaaaaagatggaacccaaaagataggtaaaattatttaccaagtttccaccaaaccttccgtgcatttcatcaagtttgataatgacttacatatctatgtctatgatttgatgaagatgtgttaa